One window of the Eucalyptus grandis isolate ANBG69807.140 chromosome 8, ASM1654582v1, whole genome shotgun sequence genome contains the following:
- the LOC104438133 gene encoding auxin-binding protein ABP19a has protein sequence MSILQTLILFSFLISTSHAAVQDFCVADLSAPEGPAGYSCKKVSAVTVNDFVFSGLGVAGNTSNLIKAAVTTAFVNQFPGLNGLGISLARLDIAPGGVIPLHTHPGGSEVLLVLQGTICAGFISSSANTVYLKTLNKGDSMIFPQGLLHFQLNSGKGPALAIVSFSSPSPGLQIVDFALFANNFPSELVEATTFLDDAQVKKLKGVLGGTG, from the coding sequence ATGTCAATACTCCAAACCTTAATTCTGTTCTCCTTCCTCATCTCCACCTCCCACGCGGCGGTCCAGGACTTCTGCGTTGCAGACCTCTCGGCCCCCGAGGGCCCCGCGGGCTACTCCTGCAAGAAGGTCTCAGCAGTCACCGTGAATGACTTTGTCTTCTCAGGCCTCGGCGTGGCTGGGAACACCTCGAACCTCATCAAGGCTGCGGTGACCACGGCATTTGTAAACCAGTTCCCTGGCCTGAATGGGCTCGGCATCTCCTTGGCCCGCCTGGACATAGCCCCCGGTGGGGTCATTCCATTGCACACGCACCCAGGTGGCTCGGAGGTCCTCCTTGTCCTCCAAGGGACGATTTGTGCCGGGTTCATCTCATCATCAGCGAACACCGTCTACTTGAAGACCCTCAACAAAGGGGATAGCATGATTTTCCCTCAGGGGCTATTGCACTTCCAATTGAATTCTGGTAAAGGTCCAGCACTTGCCATAGTCAGCTTCAGCAGTCCGAGCCCTGGGCTTCAAATCGTGGACTTTGCTCTGTTCGCTAATAATTTTCCTTCTGAGTTGGTGGAGGCCACCACTTTCCTTGATGATGCTCAGGTCAAGAAGCTCAAGGGCGTTCTTGGTGGCACTGGCTAA